From the Chloroflexota bacterium genome, one window contains:
- the hypF gene encoding carbamoyltransferase HypF: MIERRRLTVTGVVQGVGFRPFVFGLASQYDLAGLVGNNSQGVFIEIQGAPASLDTFEQELVAHPPPLAHIETVASEILPTNDDTTFAIVHSQAQATASTLISPDVSLCDDCRRELFDPGDRRFRYPFINCTNCGPRFTIIRDIPYDRPLTTMANFTMCPACQAEYDDPADRRFHAQPNACADCGPQVFFEWSEQKKPAEFAEVEEQSDPIAQARALLIQGGIVAVKGLGGFHLACDATSDEALATLRERKGRVDKPFAVMAVDMETAAGIAQISAEEADLLTGTEGAIVLLRRRVDSVLSGLVAPGNNAVGVMLPYTPLHYLLLGADQGAGRQSARGRMRPGSVLVMTSGNYSDEPIVKDNGRAREWLSGLADAFLFHDRDIHVGCDDSVVRVFRGHELPIRRSRGYAPFPVKLPLQIPPTLAVGGELKSTFCLARDDFAFMSQHIGDMENLETLQAFERAAAHFQEIFRCAPERVVADMHPGYLSTRWAERNAGSARLLKVQHHHAHVAAVMAEHGLDGSRPVIGFSFDGTGYGPDGAIWGGEVLVADYSRFRRVAHLQYVPLAGGDSAIKRPYRVALAHLWAAGEPWDADLPSVAACPQSEQTVLRRQLERGLNTVPTSSMGRLFDAVASLAGVRQVVTYEAQAAIELEAMAAEGVEETYGFDVPSVVYYGDPAAINASPVIRAVVADVRAGEAPAVIAARFHNAVADLIDRLARQLREQTGMECVVLSGGVFQNVTLLALAVDRLDQAGFQVLTHRLVPPNDGGLALGQAIIGGLRADAYVSWLNTSSGGAIRCV; encoded by the coding sequence ATGATTGAGCGACGCCGCCTGACGGTCACCGGTGTGGTACAGGGTGTTGGGTTCCGACCCTTCGTCTTCGGATTGGCAAGCCAATACGACCTGGCCGGCCTTGTGGGCAACAACAGTCAGGGCGTGTTCATCGAAATCCAGGGAGCGCCAGCTTCTCTCGATACCTTTGAGCAAGAACTGGTGGCCCATCCACCTCCCCTGGCCCACATCGAAACGGTCGCCAGCGAGATACTGCCAACCAACGACGATACGACATTTGCCATCGTTCACAGCCAGGCTCAGGCAACAGCCAGCACGCTGATCTCCCCTGATGTCTCACTCTGCGACGACTGCCGGCGCGAGCTCTTTGATCCGGGCGATCGTCGTTTCCGTTATCCCTTCATTAACTGCACCAACTGCGGGCCGCGCTTCACTATCATTCGCGACATCCCCTACGACAGGCCGTTGACCACCATGGCCAACTTCACCATGTGCCCTGCCTGCCAGGCCGAATACGACGATCCAGCCGATCGCCGCTTTCACGCCCAGCCCAATGCCTGTGCCGATTGTGGTCCCCAGGTTTTTTTTGAGTGGTCAGAGCAAAAAAAACCAGCCGAATTCGCTGAGGTGGAGGAGCAGTCGGATCCAATTGCCCAGGCCCGGGCACTGCTTATCCAGGGTGGCATCGTCGCCGTCAAGGGCCTGGGTGGCTTTCACCTGGCGTGCGATGCCACCAGCGACGAGGCGCTGGCGACCCTGCGCGAGCGCAAGGGGCGGGTGGATAAACCCTTCGCTGTCATGGCCGTCGACATGGAGACCGCAGCCGGAATCGCTCAGATATCGGCAGAAGAAGCCGATTTATTGACCGGCACCGAAGGAGCGATCGTGCTGCTGCGCAGGCGGGTCGACAGTGTGCTATCGGGCCTGGTGGCCCCTGGCAACAATGCTGTTGGCGTGATGCTGCCCTACACGCCGCTGCACTACCTGCTCCTGGGCGCCGACCAGGGTGCAGGCCGGCAATCCGCCCGTGGACGGATGCGCCCCGGTTCGGTCCTGGTGATGACCTCGGGCAACTATTCCGATGAGCCCATTGTCAAGGATAACGGTCGGGCGCGGGAGTGGCTGTCAGGCCTGGCCGACGCCTTTTTGTTTCACGACAGGGACATCCACGTCGGGTGCGACGACTCGGTGGTGCGCGTCTTTCGCGGCCACGAGCTGCCTATCCGCCGCTCCCGTGGCTACGCACCCTTTCCGGTGAAACTTCCGCTGCAGATTCCCCCGACCCTGGCTGTGGGCGGTGAGTTGAAAAGCACTTTCTGCCTCGCCAGGGACGACTTCGCCTTCATGAGCCAGCATATCGGCGATATGGAGAACCTGGAGACGCTGCAGGCCTTTGAGCGGGCGGCAGCCCATTTCCAGGAAATCTTCCGCTGTGCACCGGAGCGAGTCGTCGCCGATATGCACCCGGGCTATCTGTCGACCCGTTGGGCGGAGAGGAATGCCGGCAGCGCCAGGCTTCTCAAGGTCCAACACCATCATGCCCACGTTGCGGCGGTTATGGCCGAGCATGGCCTCGATGGCTCGCGGCCGGTGATCGGTTTCAGCTTCGACGGCACCGGCTATGGCCCGGACGGCGCCATCTGGGGCGGCGAGGTGCTGGTGGCTGACTACAGCCGGTTTCGGCGAGTCGCCCATCTACAGTATGTGCCCTTAGCCGGCGGCGATTCGGCCATCAAACGGCCCTACCGGGTCGCCCTGGCTCATCTGTGGGCCGCGGGCGAACCCTGGGATGCTGATTTGCCGTCCGTGGCCGCCTGTCCCCAGTCTGAACAGACAGTCCTTCGGCGCCAACTGGAAAGGGGGCTCAATACAGTCCCCACCAGCAGCATGGGGCGTCTCTTCGATGCGGTCGCGTCCCTGGCAGGCGTCCGCCAGGTTGTCACCTATGAGGCTCAGGCAGCCATCGAGTTGGAAGCGATGGCCGCAGAAGGTGTCGAAGAGACTTATGGGTTCGACGTGCCATCTGTGGTATACTACGGCGATCCGGCAGCGATCAATGCCAGCCCGGTGATCCGGGCGGTGGTTGCCGATGTCCGTGCAGGTGAAGCACCAGCAGTGATTGCTGCCCGCTTTCACAACGCTGTCGCCGATTTGATCGACAGGCTGGCCCGGCAACTGCGCGAGCAGACCGGCATGGAGTGTGTCGTGTTGAGCGGCGGTGTCTTTCAGAATGTTACCCTGTTGGCTCTGGCAGTCGACCGGTTGGATCAGGCCGGTTTCCAGGTGCTTACCCATCGACTGGTCCCACCAAACGACGGTGGACTGGCGTTGGGACAGGCTATCATCGGCGGGTTAAGGGCAGATGCGTATGTTTCCTGGCTCAACACCAGTTCTGGAGGCGCGATAAGATGTGTTTAG
- a CDS encoding HypC/HybG/HupF family hydrogenase formation chaperone, with product MCLGIPGKITEVYDQQGIAMGKIDFDGIQKEVCLAYLPDIEVGDYAIVHVGFAITKLDEQAAQETLDLFREIGSLEEELGD from the coding sequence ATGTGTTTAGGCATACCTGGCAAAATAACCGAGGTCTACGATCAGCAGGGCATCGCCATGGGAAAGATCGATTTCGACGGCATTCAGAAAGAGGTGTGCCTGGCTTATCTTCCCGACATCGAGGTGGGCGATTACGCCATCGTTCATGTCGGTTTTGCCATCACCAAACTGGACGAACAAGCAGCCCAGGAAACCCTCGACCTTTTTCGGGAGATCGGTTCCCTGGAGGAGGAACTGGGGGATTAA
- the hypD gene encoding hydrogenase formation protein HypD: MKYLDEYRDPELAGKLFDEIRETGKHHWTMMEVCGGQTHSIIRNGIDQLLPDTVELIHGPGCPVCVTPLETIDRALAIASSPDVIFCSFGDMLRVPGSEKDLFRVKSEGGDVRIVYSPLDALKVAGENPEKEVVFFGIGFETTAPANAMAVFQAKQLEIANFSMLVSHVLVPPALEAIMSSPSSRVQAFLAAGHVCSVMGYWQYEPLVEKYRVPIVITGFEPLDVLEGIRRVVVQLEEGRAEVENAYERAVLREGNLPAQRMLKDVFTVCERTWRGIGSIANSGWELSDKYREFDAAHRFTVTDIKTQESPLCRSGEVLQGLIKPNQCQAFGTVCTPRKPLGATMVSNEGACAAYYRYGRFAEVESANT; the protein is encoded by the coding sequence ATGAAGTATTTAGACGAGTACCGCGATCCCGAGCTAGCCGGAAAACTTTTCGACGAGATTCGTGAAACCGGCAAACACCACTGGACTATGATGGAAGTCTGCGGGGGACAGACCCACTCCATCATCCGTAACGGCATCGACCAGCTACTTCCCGACACCGTCGAATTGATCCATGGCCCCGGTTGTCCTGTGTGCGTTACTCCATTGGAGACGATCGACCGGGCGCTGGCCATCGCCTCGAGTCCCGATGTCATTTTCTGTTCCTTTGGCGATATGCTGCGCGTCCCGGGCAGTGAGAAAGACCTGTTTCGCGTCAAGAGCGAAGGAGGGGACGTGCGCATCGTCTACTCCCCGCTGGATGCATTGAAGGTTGCAGGCGAGAATCCCGAGAAGGAAGTGGTCTTTTTCGGAATTGGCTTTGAAACCACTGCGCCGGCCAATGCCATGGCGGTTTTCCAGGCCAAACAATTGGAAATCGCTAACTTCTCGATGTTGGTGTCGCACGTGCTGGTGCCACCCGCTCTTGAGGCGATCATGAGTTCCCCCAGCAGCCGGGTCCAGGCCTTTTTGGCAGCGGGCCATGTCTGCTCGGTGATGGGCTACTGGCAATACGAGCCCCTGGTGGAAAAGTACCGGGTGCCGATCGTCATCACCGGCTTCGAGCCGCTGGATGTCCTGGAAGGGATTCGTCGTGTTGTCGTGCAACTGGAAGAGGGTCGGGCTGAGGTGGAGAACGCCTATGAACGAGCGGTTTTGCGGGAGGGCAACCTGCCTGCGCAGCGCATGCTCAAGGATGTTTTCACCGTTTGCGAACGTACCTGGCGCGGCATAGGCAGCATAGCCAACAGTGGCTGGGAATTGAGCGACAAATACCGTGAGTTTGATGCCGCTCACCGCTTCACTGTGACCGATATCAAAACCCAGGAGTCGCCCCTGTGTCGCAGCGGTGAAGTGCTTCAGGGTTTGATCAAACCGAACCAGTGCCAGGCCTTCGGCACGGTTTGCACGCCGCGGAAACCTCTGGGCGCCACTATGGTTTCCAATGAGGGAGCTTGCGCGGCCTATTATCGTTATGGCCGTTTCGCCG